The region CGGATGTATAAACTGTACGCGGAGTCCGGCCGGGTGCAGGAGGCGCTGGATGCTTATCTGGCGCTAGCCGAGAACCAGCCGACCCTCGTCGCAGGGTTGAAGTTGCCGAGACCCAGGCCCGACGATGCCGCCGGCAACCGGAAATTGCTGAAGAAGGTGGAAGCGGCGCTGAAAAGCGCGGCCGACAAGCCGTACGCGGGCGAACTGAAGCGGTTTCACCTGACCCTGGTGCTCCTGGAAGGGAAGCCCGAAGAGGTCCTCCTGCTTCTGGAGCCGTTCCTGACGAGCGACAATCCGAAGATGCGCAACTGGGCGATGCTGAAGCAGTTGGACCTGCTGTTCGCCGCCCATAAGATCGACGAGGCCGAGCAGCGCCTGAATCAGGCCGCGGGCGTGCTGGCCCGGGACAATCCGCAGGAGGTGGCGTTCTACACGGGTCGCGTGCTGGCGGAGCGAGGTCAGCACGTGCCGGCGGCGCTTCAGTTCATGCGCGTGCCGATTCTGTATGCGGACAAGGACCGAACGCGGACGGCGGAGGCGCTCTGGCGTGCGGGCGTGGCCATGAAGGCCGCCAAGTTGCCGGACGGCGAAATCTCCAAGGTGCTCAACGAGGCGGTCCAGAACTATCCGGGCACCGTGGGGGCGGAGCGGGCGAAACAGGAACTGGCTCGGCCGGAGGCCCCGAAGGGCTGATCCGGCGCGAGGAAAAGGCTGCCGACAATCCGTCGGCCACTAAGAACGAAGGAGTTCAGGCACATGGGTAAGCAACGGGCGGTGGTACTTGGGGTGATGCTGGGCGTGGTGCTCGTGGCGAGCATGGGGGCGCTGGGCCAGGAGGCCCAGAAGGCCCAGAAGGGCGAGATGTCCCTCGGCGGCATGCTCTATGTGTCGACATTCACAAACGTCATGGGGTTTCTGGACATGGTGTCGATCTACGCGTGCTCGATCGCCTCGATTGCGCTAATCATCGAGCACGCCCTTACGATCCGGCGGACGGTGATCGTGCCGGAACTGTCGGTCGCGCAGATCAAAACGATGTTCGACGAGCGGCGTTTCCGGGAGGCGCTGGAGTTCTGCCAGGCCGACCCGTCCTTCGTCTCGGGCGTGGTGCACGCGGGCCTGATCGAGGCGGCGAACGGCTACGAGGCGATGGAGCGAGCCATGGGCGACGCCGCCGAAGAACGCGCCGCGCGCCTCTACCGCAAGATCGAATGGCTGAACCTCCTGGGGAACGTCGCCCCGATGCTCGGGCTGTTCGGGACGGTGTACGGCATGATGGTGTGTTTCAGCCAGATCGCGGCGAAGGGCGGGAAGGCCAACCCCGAGGACCTCGCGGGCGGTATCATGATCGCGCTGGTCTCGACGTTCTGCGGGCTGCTGGTCGCCATGCCGGCCCTCAGCGCCTATAGCATCTTCAGGACCCGCATTGAGCAAATGTCCATGGAGGCGGCGCTGGTGGCCGAGGAACTGCTGGCGAACTTCAAGCCCACGGCCGCGGCCTGAGGCGAGACGCTACCCCCGGCCGCGCGCCGGGAGCGGCAGGAGGATGAACCGATGGCTAGAGTCATCAGGGCGAAAGGCGGCGGCGACATCGGCTTCAACATGACGCCGATGATTGACATCATCTTCAACCTCATCATCTTCTTCATGCTTATCAGCCAGTTCCAGCAGTTGGAGATTGAGGACGTCGTGCTGCCCGAGGCCGAGGCCGCCAAGATCCTGGACTACAGCCAGTACCGCAACATCGTGATTAACATCATCAAGGGCAAAACGAGCAGCCTCGACGCCGTGGTCAAGGTGATGGGCCGGGAAATGCGCGTGCTCGAAGCGTACACCCGTCCGAACGGCGCTCAGACGGTCGGGGGCGAACTGACGGCGTATCTTGTGGATGCGGCATCCAAGGGAGATAAAGCGAACCTGAACGTCATCTTGCGGGCGGATGCAGACGTCCCCTACGAGGACGTCGCCCGCGTCATGCTGGCCGCAGGCGCCGCCGGCATCGAAGGATGGTGGGTCACCACCAAGATCCCGGAGTCGGAACAGAAATAGCCGGACGCTGAGGACGAACTATGCGAAGCACAAGCCGCAAGCGCGAAAATGTGAAGATTCAGCCGCCCATGACGCCCATGATCGACTGCATCTTCCAGTTGCTCATCTTCTTCATGCTGATGCCGTCGTCGGCGGGCCGCGAGGGCTACCTGACCACCAACCTGCCGAGAGACCAGGGCCCAAATCCGATCCCACAAAAGGAGATCCTGGAGAGGCTCAAGATCGAACTCTTGGATGAGGGAAACGAAGGCGAAGGCGTCTCGATCGTCCTGAACGATACGCAGAGTCTCGGGGACAATTTCGCGGGCCTCCGCGCCGCGCTCGAAGGCTACCGCGCGCGAGGCCTCCAACCGACTCACCCGATCCTGATTTCGCCGACGATGGCGGTGCGGCACAAGTTCGTCGTGCGGGCGTTCGACGCCGCGGTGACGGCACGGTTCACGAACATCAATTTCGCCGTGCCGCGATAGCGCGCCGGCGAAACATTATCCGCCGGCTGCAAAAAAAGCGCGATGAAGTTCTCTCCGCAGTGCGGCCGTCCAGGGGTAGGAGGCGCTCAATCGTCTCCGGCTGCAACGGGACGCCCGGGAAGGAAGAACGGACGTGAAGCGATGCGTATCGGCAAGGGTGTGGGGCGGGATCCTGGCGGCGTTGGCGGCGGCGCCTCTGTGGGCCGCCGAGGCCGAAGACCCCTTCTACAAGGGTCTCCAGGAGCGCGGCCTCGAGAGCCTCATGAAGGCCTATGTGGAGCAGCCAGGCGTCCGGCCGACGGGCGGCGGCGAGGCCGGGACGGTCGGCAGCAAGGTCCAGCAGGCGGCCCTCCAGATCCAGCAGGCCGCCGCGGCCAAGACCGTCGCCGAACGCGACGCGTGCTTCGAGAAGGCCAAGGAACTCTACGAGCGGGCCATTGCCGAGGCCCAGGAAGCCCTGGCGGGGAGCCCGGCCGCCGACTGGAAAAACCGGGCCGACGCGCGACTCCAGATCCTCACCTGGCGCGCGGACTTCGCGAACATGATCTTTCAGAACTGGTTGAAGAACGACCTGGACATCCTGGAGGTGACGGACCGCCGGGGCGGCGACCGCGAAAAGGCCGCACGGCTCTTTCAGACGGCCGAGCAGCAGTACCGCGCCGCGTTCCAGGGCTCGATGGAGTGGCAATCGGAAATCGACCGCGCCCCCGACCGCAATCAGTACGTCAACGCCGGCTACACCCGGCGACTGCGCGACATTCAGCGCGACGCCCAGTACTATGCCGCCTGGACCGCTTACTACCGCGCGTGGACCCTGCCGAAGGACTATAAGCCCCCCCAGGGAGACCGATCGCGCGAGGAACTCCTGAACGACGCCATCACGGCCTTCCAGTCCTACCGCGACCTGCCGGACACGGTTCCCGCCAAGTGGTACGCCTATCTGGTGGCGGGCCTGGCCCAACGCGAACTCGGGCAGTTCGAGGACGCCCTGACGAGTCTGGCGAATGCGAACAACGCTTCGGCGCCCGAGGTCTTAAAGATCCGCGTCGCGTTCGAGACGGCCCTGACGCGCGTGCGCCAGGGCAAGTTCAAGGAAGCCTGCAAGGCCATCGAGAACGCGCGCGAGTTCTTCGGCAAGCAGAAGATCAGCGAGAACCTCTACGGCCTCGCGATGCCCATCGTCGAGGCCGAATCCTATCTCGCCGAAGCCAAGGCCACCAACGACACCACCTTGAAGGACAAGGGTGTCGAGATCCTCAAGACCCTCAACCAGCGCGCCCCGCCCTGGCCCTACATCGTTCTGGTGCTCATGCCGAGCCTCGTCGGCGCGGAGGGGGACATCGAGCAGATGGAGCTGTTCGGTCTCTGGCTCCTCGCGACGGATACCTTTGCGAAGGCCCGCGAGGCGAAGGACTCCAAACAACTGGAGTACGCGCTGCGGCTCTTCAAGATCTACGCTCAGAAGGTGGGCGCGAAGGACGCGAACTACGCGGCCGCCCTGTATAACCAGGCCGCCTGCCTCCTGCAACTGGGCCGGAAGGAAGAAGCCGCCGAGGCGTTCAGGGGCGTGGCGGAGTCGGCGCCCGATTACCAGTACGCGGCCGAGTCCGCCAAATACTACGTCGGGGTGCGAGGCCAATTGTACGAGGCCGCCAAGACGCCCGAGAATCGTGAGGCCAACGAAAAAGCCCTCGCGTGGTTTGTCTCGAAGTGGCTCAAGGCGGACCCGGACCAGCAGTACTTCTACGCCCTCGTCCTCTATCGCGGGGAGAAATACGAAGACGCCGCCGGACAGTTCGCCAAGGTCGCCCGGGAGTCCGAGTACTATCCCGAGGCCCGCTACTGGGTGCCTCTCTGCCGCTTCGAGGGGTTCCGCGAGAAGATTCTCCCGACGGGCGATAAGGCCATCATCCTCTCGCGCGCCCGCGTCGTCGCCAAGGACCTCGTCGATTTCGCCGACTACGCCCGCCAGGCCCAGGGGCTGCCGGACGAAAAACGCCAGCAGGTCCTCGGATGGGCCCAGGCCGCCTGCCTGAGCGCCGCCGCTGTTTACATGTATCCCGAGGTCGGCCTCTACGAAGACGGGCTCCAGATCCTGAAGGACATGGAAAAAACATTCCAACTGGACA is a window of Planctomycetota bacterium DNA encoding:
- a CDS encoding MotA/TolQ/ExbB proton channel family protein, which codes for MGKQRAVVLGVMLGVVLVASMGALGQEAQKAQKGEMSLGGMLYVSTFTNVMGFLDMVSIYACSIASIALIIEHALTIRRTVIVPELSVAQIKTMFDERRFREALEFCQADPSFVSGVVHAGLIEAANGYEAMERAMGDAAEERAARLYRKIEWLNLLGNVAPMLGLFGTVYGMMVCFSQIAAKGGKANPEDLAGGIMIALVSTFCGLLVAMPALSAYSIFRTRIEQMSMEAALVAEELLANFKPTAAA
- a CDS encoding biopolymer transporter ExbD, producing MARVIRAKGGGDIGFNMTPMIDIIFNLIIFFMLISQFQQLEIEDVVLPEAEAAKILDYSQYRNIVINIIKGKTSSLDAVVKVMGREMRVLEAYTRPNGAQTVGGELTAYLVDAASKGDKANLNVILRADADVPYEDVARVMLAAGAAGIEGWWVTTKIPESEQK
- a CDS encoding biopolymer transporter ExbD is translated as MRSTSRKRENVKIQPPMTPMIDCIFQLLIFFMLMPSSAGREGYLTTNLPRDQGPNPIPQKEILERLKIELLDEGNEGEGVSIVLNDTQSLGDNFAGLRAALEGYRARGLQPTHPILISPTMAVRHKFVVRAFDAAVTARFTNINFAVPR